The segment TTTGAGTGATGATGATTCTGAAGAGCTTTTTGAGTGGTTTACAGAAAAAGGCATTATTCTCAGTGATGATGAAGATGATATTGATGAGGAGGTAATGCTTGAAGCTGGTGAGCCGGATGTCGATGATGATTTTATTAGCGATGAGTCAGAAGAGGAAGATGAAATCTTTGACGATTCACTGAATAAAGTTGACCTTAGCTCATACGAAAATGAATTAACCAGTGCCAACATGGTTCGCATTAATGACCCTGTTAAGATGTATCTCAAGGAAATTGGTCGAGTTAATCTTTTAGATGCTAAAGATGAACCTGAAATTGCACGCCGACTTCAAGAAGGGGAGCAAGCTAAAGAATTTATCATTAATAAGTATAAAGAAATTGTGGATCCAGCAATTACGGATGAGGAACTTGCGGAGCGTCTAACGGAAAACCAAATTGGGTACTTTTTTGATGATTTCGAAGCGTACCTTACGGATAACGGTGATGAGGAAAATCTTGCCTTTTTAACTAACTGGGTTGCAACTTATTACGATGGGTTGGAGGCGCGACGCATCCTAATCTCTGCAAACCTTCGTTTGGTTGTTTCAATCGCTAAAAAATATGTAGGTCGTGGAATGTTATTCTTAGACTTAATTCAAGAAGGAAACATGGGTCTTGTTAAAGCAGTTGAAAAGTTTGACTATACAAAAGGCTTTAAATTTTCAACATATGCAACATGGTGGATTCGCCAGGCCATTACTCGAGCAATTGCAGACCAAGCACGTACGATTCGAATCCCAGTACACATGGTCGAAACAATTAATAAATTAACCCGAATTCAAAGATCACTAGTTCAAACGCTTGGTCGTGAACCAACAGCTGAAGAAATTGCAGCTGAAATGGAAAACATTACCCCTGAAAAAGTGCGTGAAATTCAGAAAATTGCTTTAGATCCAGTTTCATTAGAGACACCGATTGGTGAAGAAGATGATTCGCATCTTGGTGATTTTATTGAAGATAAAGATGCATTATCACCAGATGAGTATGCGAACAATCAACTTCTTAAAGAAGAGATTAAAATGGTTCTTGAAGGGTTAACGGAACGGGAAGAAAAAGTCTTACGACTCAGATTCGGTTTAGAAGATGGACGTACTCGTACGTTAGAAGAGGTCGGGAAAGAGTTTAACGTTACACGTGAACGTATTCGTCAGATTGAAGCCAAAGCACTTCGTAAGTTGAAACATCCTACACGATCAAAACGCTTAAGAGACTTTGTAGACAAACGATAATATGAAGCTTTCGAATCGAC is part of the Erysipelothrix piscisicarius genome and harbors:
- the rpoD gene encoding RNA polymerase sigma factor RpoD is translated as MAAKKLKTLEEVKESFLKQYEKKRVLLNDDVEKAIDHLNLSDDDSEELFEWFTEKGIILSDDEDDIDEEVMLEAGEPDVDDDFISDESEEEDEIFDDSLNKVDLSSYENELTSANMVRINDPVKMYLKEIGRVNLLDAKDEPEIARRLQEGEQAKEFIINKYKEIVDPAITDEELAERLTENQIGYFFDDFEAYLTDNGDEENLAFLTNWVATYYDGLEARRILISANLRLVVSIAKKYVGRGMLFLDLIQEGNMGLVKAVEKFDYTKGFKFSTYATWWIRQAITRAIADQARTIRIPVHMVETINKLTRIQRSLVQTLGREPTAEEIAAEMENITPEKVREIQKIALDPVSLETPIGEEDDSHLGDFIEDKDALSPDEYANNQLLKEEIKMVLEGLTEREEKVLRLRFGLEDGRTRTLEEVGKEFNVTRERIRQIEAKALRKLKHPTRSKRLRDFVDKR